Proteins encoded within one genomic window of Bacillus thuringiensis:
- a CDS encoding winged helix-turn-helix transcriptional regulator, with product MNQNDNCPIATTLDVIGGKWKVHILCVLSDGKMRTNEIKREIPNITQKVLTQQLRQLEADGIIYRTVYQEVPPKVEYTISEYGKSLMQIMNDLFEWGKDHQIKRLHD from the coding sequence ATGAATCAAAATGATAACTGTCCAATTGCAACGACTCTCGATGTAATCGGCGGAAAATGGAAAGTTCATATTTTATGTGTTTTGTCGGATGGAAAAATGCGAACAAATGAAATTAAACGAGAAATCCCAAACATTACACAAAAGGTTCTTACACAACAACTTCGGCAACTTGAAGCTGATGGGATTATCTATCGTACCGTATATCAAGAAGTACCACCAAAGGTTGAGTACACCATAAGTGAATACGGAAAATCTTTAATGCAAATAATGAATGATCTGTTTGAATGGGGAAAAGATCATCAGATTAAAAGATTACATGACTAA
- a CDS encoding NAD(P)H-dependent oxidoreductase, translated as MRTLVIVAHPHIEKSKINKRWIEELEKHSDEITVHELYKVAPNWEFNIEEEQKLLVEHDRYIFQFPLYWYSSPPLLKKWFDDVLTYGFAYGSKGDKVKGKEFGVAISIGGLEKDYENSGITMDDLTKPFQATCLYTDMKFIPSFYLYGAEYKLSDEEIDKSAPEYVQYVMSKAYSNI; from the coding sequence ATGAGAACACTTGTAATTGTAGCACACCCTCATATTGAAAAATCAAAAATTAATAAAAGATGGATAGAAGAACTTGAGAAACATTCGGATGAAATTACGGTGCATGAATTATATAAAGTGGCACCAAATTGGGAGTTTAATATTGAAGAAGAGCAAAAGTTATTAGTAGAACATGACAGATATATATTCCAATTTCCACTTTACTGGTACAGTTCACCACCATTATTGAAAAAATGGTTTGACGATGTATTAACATATGGGTTTGCTTACGGATCAAAAGGAGATAAAGTGAAGGGGAAAGAATTTGGTGTGGCTATTTCTATAGGTGGATTAGAAAAAGATTATGAAAATAGTGGAATTACGATGGATGATTTAACGAAACCATTTCAAGCTACTTGCTTATATACAGACATGAAATTTATACCTTCATTTTATTTATATGGTGCCGAATATAAATTAAGTGACGAAGAGATTGATAAAAGTGCACCTGAGTATGTGCAATATGTGATGAGTAAGGCGTATTCTAATATATAA